The Natrinema sp. DC36 genome includes the window GACGATTACCCACGCGGGTATCGATTGACTATGAAACGAATACGCGACCGACCACGACGCCGAGTAGCGGCTCGAACGCACGCCACGATTCACCGTCGCGGTCGCTCGAGCGACGTCCGGGGGAGCCGTGACGACGGAGGCAAACCACAATGAGCGAAGCGGTACGAGAAGTCGTCCGCGGCGACGGCTGTACGATCGACGCCGACGCGACGGTCGGCTACGGCGAGTTCGACGAGCCGACGCGGATCGGCGAGAACGCGACGATCCGCGCCGGCTCGATCGTCTACGGCGACGTGACGATCGGCGACGAGTTCGCGACCGGACACGACGTCCTCGTCCGCGAAGGGACGACGATCGGTGACGACGTGCTCGTCGGAACCAAGACGGTCATCGACGGGCAGACGACGATTCGTTCGCACGTCAGCCTCCAGACCAACGTCTACGTGCCGACCGAGACGACGATCGGAAACAACGTCTTCGTCGGCCCGGGTGCGGTGCTGACCAACGACGAGTACCCCGTCCGGACCGACGACGGACTCGAGGGGCCGACGATCGAGGACGGCGCGTCGATCGGCGCGAACGCGACGCTGTTGCCCGGCGTCACGATCGGCGAGAACGCGTTCGTCGCCGCCGGGGCCGTCGTGACGGACGACGTTCCGGCTGACAGTCTGGCCGTCGGCACGCCAGCGACCGTCCAGGAGCTACCGGACCCGCTCGAGGGGGCGAACCAGCTCGCATGACGGACACCGAAACGAACCGAGAGGCGGAGACGGGTATCGATGCCGCCACTGGTGCCGATGCCGGAGCCGAGACAGCGAACGCCGATACCGAACCCGACCGCG containing:
- a CDS encoding acyltransferase, producing the protein MSEAVREVVRGDGCTIDADATVGYGEFDEPTRIGENATIRAGSIVYGDVTIGDEFATGHDVLVREGTTIGDDVLVGTKTVIDGQTTIRSHVSLQTNVYVPTETTIGNNVFVGPGAVLTNDEYPVRTDDGLEGPTIEDGASIGANATLLPGVTIGENAFVAAGAVVTDDVPADSLAVGTPATVQELPDPLEGANQLA